A single Aspergillus chevalieri M1 DNA, chromosome 3, nearly complete sequence DNA region contains:
- a CDS encoding eukaryotic translation initiation factor 4E (COG:J;~EggNog:ENOG410PKY3;~InterPro:IPR001040,IPR023398;~PFAM:PF01652;~go_function: GO:0003723 - RNA binding [Evidence IEA];~go_function: GO:0003743 - translation initiation factor activity [Evidence IEA];~go_process: GO:0006413 - translational initiation [Evidence IEA]), whose amino-acid sequence MLESETMSVPQLQLNDTTPITSDDNHNLRDKTSTRKSLHQNIFGKLRPLPFQYHWTVWYDKYTPESDDPSNKNKLYILHDDVADIATFYRVYNNYPWDKVRVRDSVHIFRKGVKPVPEDPENRNGGCWQFRVPKGKALAFFHEAVILCMANEFQAALEEEHDHVLGVSSSVRFNSHLISVWNKLGDNERSIKALERTIIERLSPNLRPSGSHADGYSYRRHGEE is encoded by the exons ATGCTTGAATCAGAAACCATGAGCGTCCCCCAACTCCAACTCAACGACACCACCCCCATAACATCAGACGACAACCACAACCTCCGAGACAAAACAAGCACACGCAAATCCCTCCACCAAAACATCTTCGGAAAGCTACGTCCCCTCCCCTTCCAATACCACTGGACAGTCTGGTACGACAAGTACACGCCCGAGTCGGACGACCCCTCAAATAAAAACAAACTATACATCCTCCACGATGACGTCGCCGACATCGCAACCTTCTACCGCGTCTATAATAACTACCCATGGGACAAAGTCCGTGTAAGAGACAGCGTACATATCTTCCGAAAGGGTGTAAAGCCTGTGCCTGAAGATCCGGAGAATCGGAACGGAGGGTGTTGGCAGTTTCGGGTGCCAAAGGGTAAGGCGTTGGCGTTTTTCCATGAGGCGGTGATCTTATGTATGGCGAATGAGTTTCAGGCGGCTTTGGAAGAGG AACATGACCATGTTCTAGGGGTCTCCTCGTCTGTCCGCTTCAATTCGCATCTTATTTCCGTCTGGAACAAACTAGGTGATAATGAACGGTCTATAAAAGCCTTGGAACGGACTATTATTGAACGTCTCTCACCTAACCTGAGGCCTAGTGGCTCTCATGCTGATGGCTACTCCTACCGGCGACATGGGGAAGAATAA